The sequence GCCCCAGGCCGAGCGCACGTCGGCGTCCAGGTCGTCGACCACCCGGTCCTCGGTGTCGATGACGATGCAGGCCCGGTCGTCCCTGCGGTATCGGCGCCACTGCGGGCCACCCTGCCGGTCCGACGGGGTGCCGTCGACGGCGAAGCTCAACCAGCGGCTGCGGATGCGCGCCGAGACCGCCTTGCCCGTCTTCAACCCGCCCAGCTTGAACGTGGGATCTTTCGGGCCCGCCACGAGGTTGCCCCACACGTAGGGCAGCTCGGTGGCGTGGGCGGCGCCGAGCCGCAGCAGCCGCAGCATCGGGGTGGCGAAGTCGAACCGGTACAGGTAGACCGGCGCGACTTCGCTGTGGCCTTCGGCGAACCAGATCGAGGGCATGCGGAAGCCGATGTCGCGGGCCACGCCCAGTCCGATGATCCTGGGGCGGCCGCGGTAGGCCGCCCGGATCTGCGCCTCGCTGGGCAGCTGCAGCCCGGGCTGTTCGGCGGCGATGGTGGCGAACATCTGTCGGATCGCCTGCGGGGTGATCGGCATCAGCGGCGACTTCATCCAGCGGAACAGCGCGGCCTCGTGCTTGTTGGTGCCGATGATCAGCGGGACCGGATGGGTGCGGCCCTGGCGGGCCAGCTCGACCGGATGCGCGGGCACGAGGTCGCCGTCGATGATCGGCGCGAACGCCAGGGTGCCCGGCGTCGTCGCCGGGACCGCGTCGAACACGCGTTGGGCCGCGGCGTTGACGACGGAGATCGGGGCCGACGGCAGGTGATGGGTTTCGTCGGTTCGCATGTCGAGAGTGTCGAGGAACCGATGGGCGACCCGTCGGCTGCGCTCACGGTCATAGATCGAGGTCGCCGGCGAGCTCTGCGCGATCGCCGCGCTGAACAGTCCGGCGGCGGCCGGGCTGGCCAGCAGGGTGGTCACGACTCCCGCGCCCGCGGATTCGCCGA comes from Mycolicibacterium pulveris and encodes:
- a CDS encoding carboxylesterase/lipase family protein, which gives rise to MTADAEHATGHALVVDTANGPVRGIDDGTVKSWKGIPYAAAPVGELRWRAPEPPRSWTAPLDATRVGPVCPQPTDPKIPIDLGAPQGDDCLTLNVWASSDTEPGAAKPVMVWIHGGAYIIGSSAQPLYHGRTLASAGDAVIVTINYRLGALGFLDLSAFGDRFATNLGLRDVLFALRWVRDNIAAFGGDPERVTVFGESAGAGVVTTLLASPAAAGLFSAAIAQSSPATSIYDRERSRRVAHRFLDTLDMRTDETHHLPSAPISVVNAAAQRVFDAVPATTPGTLAFAPIIDGDLVPAHPVELARQGRTHPVPLIIGTNKHEAALFRWMKSPLMPITPQAIRQMFATIAAEQPGLQLPSEAQIRAAYRGRPRIIGLGVARDIGFRMPSIWFAEGHSEVAPVYLYRFDFATPMLRLLRLGAAHATELPYVWGNLVAGPKDPTFKLGGLKTGKAVSARIRSRWLSFAVDGTPSDRQGGPQWRRYRRDDRACIVIDTEDRVVDDLDADVRSAWGDQVLSFR